AGGGCGTTCAAGCCGATGGTGCGCGAGCAGGCCTTCGACGTCTGCGAGATGGCGATCGTCACCTATCTGATGGCGAAGGCCCACGGCAAGCCGCTGGTGCTGTTGCCGGCGACCATGCTCGGCCGCTTCCAGCATGGTTACGCGCTGTACAACCCCGAGCGAGGCACGCTCCGCCCGTCCGATCTGGAAGGCAAGCGCGTGGGTATTCGATCGTTCACGACCACGACGGGTGCCTGGATCAGGGGAATTTTGGCCAACGACTACGGCGTCAACCTCGACAAGATTGGTTGGATTACCTTTGAGGACCCTCACGTCGCCGAATATGTCGACACCACCGAGCGCGCGCCGAAGGACAAGAAGATCCTGCAAATGCTGCTCGACGGTGAACTCGACGCCGTGCTCGGCGAGACCTCGAATGATCCGCGCCTCAAGCCGCTGTTTCCCGATCCGGCCGCGGAGGCCGCGGCCTGGTACGCCCGGCGTGGCGTGGTGCCGGTCAACCATCTCGTGGTCGTAACCGAGGCTCTGGCAACATCGCGCCCTGACATCGTCGCCGGCGTGTACGATCTTCTGAGGGCCGGCAAAGCGAAGGCAGGCGTGGCCGCGTCGCCCGATCTCCTGCCGTTCGGGATCGATGCCAACCGCAAGCCGCTGGAGCTGATCATCGACTACGCCTATCAGCAGGCGCTGATCCCGCGCCGCTTTGCGCTCGAGGAGCTCTTTGACGACACCACGCGAAGGATGAACTGATGTCAGGCGATCCCAGGCGGTGGCAGATAGGACTGATCGGCTATGGCGAGGTCGGCAAGATCCTTGCGGAGGACCTGCGCCAGCAGGACATCAAGGTCGCGGCCTTCGACCTCAAGCTCGGGAGCGAGCAGGGCGCGGCCTTGCGTGATCACGCCACGAGGCACGGCGTTACGTTAGCTGCCTCGCATGCTGATCTGACCGCAAAATCCGACTTCATCGTCTCCGCGGTCACCGCAAGCCAGGCCGTCTCGGTGGCGCAAGCCTGCGCGGCTGCGATCAACCAGGGCACCTGGTTTCTCGACTTCAACTCGGCCTCGCCCGGCGCCAAGCAGTGCGCCGGGAAGCTGATCGAGGACGCGGGCGGACGCTATGTCGAGGGCGCGGTGATGACGTCGGTGCCGCCTTATCGCATCAAGGTGCCGCTACTGCTCGGTGGCCCCGGCGCACGCGAAGTCGAGCCGCTTCTCAACGCGATCGGCTTTGCCGCCAAGGTCGCGAGCGACCAGCTTGGCGTCTCCTCGGCGGTAAAGATGTGCCGGAGCATCATGATCAAGGGCCTGGAAGCCATGGTCATCGAGAGCTTCACCACGGCGCGCGCTTATGGCGTCGAGGATGCCGTGCTTGCCTCGCTCGCAGAAACCTTTCCCGGCATAAACTGGGAGAAGCAGGGCGCCTATTTCTTCCAGCGCGTGATCGAGCACGGCCGCCGCCGCGCTGAGGAGGTACGCGAGGTTGCCGAGACCGTGCGCGAGGCAGGGCTGACGCCATGGTCGGCACAAGG
This region of Bradyrhizobium sp. CCGUVB1N3 genomic DNA includes:
- a CDS encoding DUF1932 domain-containing protein, encoding MSGDPRRWQIGLIGYGEVGKILAEDLRQQDIKVAAFDLKLGSEQGAALRDHATRHGVTLAASHADLTAKSDFIVSAVTASQAVSVAQACAAAINQGTWFLDFNSASPGAKQCAGKLIEDAGGRYVEGAVMTSVPPYRIKVPLLLGGPGAREVEPLLNAIGFAAKVASDQLGVSSAVKMCRSIMIKGLEAMVIESFTTARAYGVEDAVLASLAETFPGINWEKQGAYFFQRVIEHGRRRAEEVREVAETVREAGLTPWSAQGTAERQAWVADLADQGLFGAKGTKEFARSADWRTEADRILAKIKREG